The following are from one region of the Takifugu rubripes chromosome 12, fTakRub1.2, whole genome shotgun sequence genome:
- the LOC105418854 gene encoding uncharacterized protein isoform X4, whose protein sequence is MFEMRVISAAMLSTLICTGVSAHLKVKKIHKRAFFGEDIYIDIPSGKVSEVVFKPSTNQSTEVVILRAGQVVNSRGSINSLGYLVLEDVQENDEGEYIVKNTSNPIAAECVILLVRDCALEEVVKYGETYTIPLNQIEGPITLIFRPGLVQTNQTLIHHITRAPPVVIYNQTMVVPAEYAGRLIVTEKRVMLHSVRMSNEGSYMVLDHDGKVKKRNCLKVREHQIFLHLTYRENLKMKLYVDHSNVTIVYRPKSDNVDRVIVHQGVVLAPLDPLLEGRLIVEGSELILKTVQVADVGVFKVTDLAGFPVAHVYIEVEAYKLPPLTVAIFSMLGLIASMLLVCLLSCLYKVHKRNEKNKKLKLLAQQAAKGDGDAFREETEMEPLLVTCE, encoded by the exons ATGTTCGAGATGAGAGTAATTAGTGCTGCAATGCTCAGCACCTTGATCTGCACAG GTGTCTCAGCACATTTAAAAG taaaaaaaatacacaagagAGCCTTTTTTGGAGAGGACATCTACATCGATATCCCTTCCGGGAAAGTTAGCGAGGTTGTGTTCAAGCCAAGCACCAACCAGTCAACTGAGGTGGTGATACTGCGAGCAGGCCAGGTGGTAAATTCCCGTGGATCGATCAACTCTTTGGGATATCTGGTGCTGGAGGATGTGCAGGAGAATGATGAGGGAGAGTATATTGTCAAGAACACCAGCAACCCCATTGCAGCCGAGTGCGTCATTCTCCTAGTCAGGG ACTGCGCTTTGGAGGAAGTGGTCAAGTATGGAGAAACATACACCATCCCTCTCAATCAGATTGAAGGCCCCATCACTCTAATCTTCAG GCCTGGTCTGGTTCAGACTAATCAGACTCTGATTCACCACATAACCAGGGCTCCTCCTGTAGTGATATACAACCAGACGATGGTGGTGCCAGCAGAATATGCAGGACGTCTCATAGTGACAGAGAAAAGGGTGATGCTGCACTCAGTCAGGATGAGCAATGAGGGGAGCTATATGGTACTGGATCATGATGGCAAAGTCAAAAAGAGGAACTGCCTGAAAGTCAGAG AGCACCAGATCTTCTTACACCTTACTTATAGAGAAAACTTGAAGATGAAACTCTACGTGGATCATTCCAATGTTACCATTGTCTACAGGCCCAAATCAGATAATGTGGACCGGGTCATTGTACACCAAGGGGTTGTATTGGCACCACTTGACCCTCTGTTGGAGGGCAGGTTGATTGTGGAGGGGTCAGAGCTCATCCTGAAGACAGTCCAAGTGGCAGATGTTGGAGTCTTCAAAGTGACTGACCTGGCTGGGTTCCCCGTGGCTCATGTATACATAGAAGTAGAGG CCTATAAGCTGCCTCCGCTGACTGTAGCCATCTTCTCTATGCTGGGCCTGATTGCCTCCATGCTGCTGGTTTGCCTGCTGTCTTGCCTCTATAAAGTCCATAAGAGGAACGAGAAAAACAAGAAGCTAAAGCTCCTTGCTCAACAGGCTGCCAAGGGAGATGGTGACGCTTTCAGAGAG GAAACTGAAATGGAGCCTCTTCTTG TTACGTGTGAATGA
- the LOC105418854 gene encoding uncharacterized protein isoform X5 has product MFEMRVISAAMLSTLICTGVSAHLKVKKIHKRAFFGEDIYIDIPSGKVSEVVFKPSTNQSTEVVILRAGQVVNSRGSINSLGYLVLEDVQENDEGEYIVKNTSNPIAAECVILLVRDCALEEVVKYGETYTIPLNQIEGPITLIFRPGLVQTNQTLIHHITRAPPVVIYNQTMVVPAEYAGRLIVTEKRVMLHSVRMSNEGSYMVLDHDGKVKKRNCLKVREHQIFLHLTYRENLKMKLYVDHSNVTIVYRPKSDNVDRVIVHQGVVLAPLDPLLEGRLIVEGSELILKTVQVADVGVFKVTDLAGFPVAHVYIEVEAYKLPPLTVAIFSMLGLIASMLLVCLLSCLYKVHKRNEKNKKLKLLAQQAAKGDGDAFREDSGNSF; this is encoded by the exons ATGTTCGAGATGAGAGTAATTAGTGCTGCAATGCTCAGCACCTTGATCTGCACAG GTGTCTCAGCACATTTAAAAG taaaaaaaatacacaagagAGCCTTTTTTGGAGAGGACATCTACATCGATATCCCTTCCGGGAAAGTTAGCGAGGTTGTGTTCAAGCCAAGCACCAACCAGTCAACTGAGGTGGTGATACTGCGAGCAGGCCAGGTGGTAAATTCCCGTGGATCGATCAACTCTTTGGGATATCTGGTGCTGGAGGATGTGCAGGAGAATGATGAGGGAGAGTATATTGTCAAGAACACCAGCAACCCCATTGCAGCCGAGTGCGTCATTCTCCTAGTCAGGG ACTGCGCTTTGGAGGAAGTGGTCAAGTATGGAGAAACATACACCATCCCTCTCAATCAGATTGAAGGCCCCATCACTCTAATCTTCAG GCCTGGTCTGGTTCAGACTAATCAGACTCTGATTCACCACATAACCAGGGCTCCTCCTGTAGTGATATACAACCAGACGATGGTGGTGCCAGCAGAATATGCAGGACGTCTCATAGTGACAGAGAAAAGGGTGATGCTGCACTCAGTCAGGATGAGCAATGAGGGGAGCTATATGGTACTGGATCATGATGGCAAAGTCAAAAAGAGGAACTGCCTGAAAGTCAGAG AGCACCAGATCTTCTTACACCTTACTTATAGAGAAAACTTGAAGATGAAACTCTACGTGGATCATTCCAATGTTACCATTGTCTACAGGCCCAAATCAGATAATGTGGACCGGGTCATTGTACACCAAGGGGTTGTATTGGCACCACTTGACCCTCTGTTGGAGGGCAGGTTGATTGTGGAGGGGTCAGAGCTCATCCTGAAGACAGTCCAAGTGGCAGATGTTGGAGTCTTCAAAGTGACTGACCTGGCTGGGTTCCCCGTGGCTCATGTATACATAGAAGTAGAGG CCTATAAGCTGCCTCCGCTGACTGTAGCCATCTTCTCTATGCTGGGCCTGATTGCCTCCATGCTGCTGGTTTGCCTGCTGTCTTGCCTCTATAAAGTCCATAAGAGGAACGAGAAAAACAAGAAGCTAAAGCTCCTTGCTCAACAGGCTGCCAAGGGAGATGGTGACGCTTTCAGAGAG GATTCTGGAAACAGTTTTTAA
- the LOC105418854 gene encoding uncharacterized protein isoform X2, whose product MFEMRVISAAMLSTLICTGVSAHLKVKKIHKRAFFGEDIYIDIPSGKVSEVVFKPSTNQSTEVVILRAGQVVNSRGSINSLGYLVLEDVQENDEGEYIVKNTSNPIAAECVILLVRDCALEEVVKYGETYTIPLNQIEGPITLIFRPGLVQTNQTLIHHITRAPPVVIYNQTMVVPAEYAGRLIVTEKRVMLHSVRMSNEGSYMVLDHDGKVKKRNCLKVREHQIFLHLTYRENLKMKLYVDHSNVTIVYRPKSDNVDRVIVHQGVVLAPLDPLLEGRLIVEGSELILKTVQVADVGVFKVTDLAGFPVAHVYIEVEAYKLPPLTVAIFSMLGLIASMLLVCLLSCLYKVHKRNEKNKKLKLLAQQAAKGDGDAFREETEMEPLLGFWKQFLNSVPRRKKGKPQIVPIAIPWNPSGVCATPLTKLLTTKPLSASSPTP is encoded by the exons ATGTTCGAGATGAGAGTAATTAGTGCTGCAATGCTCAGCACCTTGATCTGCACAG GTGTCTCAGCACATTTAAAAG taaaaaaaatacacaagagAGCCTTTTTTGGAGAGGACATCTACATCGATATCCCTTCCGGGAAAGTTAGCGAGGTTGTGTTCAAGCCAAGCACCAACCAGTCAACTGAGGTGGTGATACTGCGAGCAGGCCAGGTGGTAAATTCCCGTGGATCGATCAACTCTTTGGGATATCTGGTGCTGGAGGATGTGCAGGAGAATGATGAGGGAGAGTATATTGTCAAGAACACCAGCAACCCCATTGCAGCCGAGTGCGTCATTCTCCTAGTCAGGG ACTGCGCTTTGGAGGAAGTGGTCAAGTATGGAGAAACATACACCATCCCTCTCAATCAGATTGAAGGCCCCATCACTCTAATCTTCAG GCCTGGTCTGGTTCAGACTAATCAGACTCTGATTCACCACATAACCAGGGCTCCTCCTGTAGTGATATACAACCAGACGATGGTGGTGCCAGCAGAATATGCAGGACGTCTCATAGTGACAGAGAAAAGGGTGATGCTGCACTCAGTCAGGATGAGCAATGAGGGGAGCTATATGGTACTGGATCATGATGGCAAAGTCAAAAAGAGGAACTGCCTGAAAGTCAGAG AGCACCAGATCTTCTTACACCTTACTTATAGAGAAAACTTGAAGATGAAACTCTACGTGGATCATTCCAATGTTACCATTGTCTACAGGCCCAAATCAGATAATGTGGACCGGGTCATTGTACACCAAGGGGTTGTATTGGCACCACTTGACCCTCTGTTGGAGGGCAGGTTGATTGTGGAGGGGTCAGAGCTCATCCTGAAGACAGTCCAAGTGGCAGATGTTGGAGTCTTCAAAGTGACTGACCTGGCTGGGTTCCCCGTGGCTCATGTATACATAGAAGTAGAGG CCTATAAGCTGCCTCCGCTGACTGTAGCCATCTTCTCTATGCTGGGCCTGATTGCCTCCATGCTGCTGGTTTGCCTGCTGTCTTGCCTCTATAAAGTCCATAAGAGGAACGAGAAAAACAAGAAGCTAAAGCTCCTTGCTCAACAGGCTGCCAAGGGAGATGGTGACGCTTTCAGAGAG GAAACTGAAATGGAGCCTCTTCTTG GATTCTGGAAACAGTTTTTAAACAGTGTACCCCGGAGAAAAAAAG GCAAACCCCAAATAGTGCCGATAGCCATTCCCTGGAATCCTTCAGGAGTGTGTGCTACACCATTAACAAAATTGCTGACAACAAAACCATTATCAGCTTCATCACCAACTCCCTAG
- the LOC105418854 gene encoding uncharacterized protein isoform X3 produces the protein MFEMRVISAAMLSTLICTGVSAHLKVKKIHKRAFFGEDIYIDIPSGKVSEVVFKPSTNQSTEVVILRAGQVVNSRGSINSLGYLVLEDVQENDEGEYIVKNTSNPIAAECVILLVRDCALEEVVKYGETYTIPLNQIEGPITLIFRPGLVQTNQTLIHHITRAPPVVIYNQTMVVPAEYAGRLIVTEKRVMLHSVRMSNEGSYMVLDHDGKVKKRNCLKVREHQIFLHLTYRENLKMKLYVDHSNVTIVYRPKSDNVDRVIVHQGVVLAPLDPLLEGRLIVEGSELILKTVQVADVGVFKVTDLAGFPVAHVYIEVEAYKLPPLTVAIFSMLGLIASMLLVCLLSCLYKVHKRNEKNKKLKLLAQQAAKGDGDAFREETEMEPLLGKPQIVPIAIPWNPSGVCATPLTKLLTTKPLSASSPTP, from the exons ATGTTCGAGATGAGAGTAATTAGTGCTGCAATGCTCAGCACCTTGATCTGCACAG GTGTCTCAGCACATTTAAAAG taaaaaaaatacacaagagAGCCTTTTTTGGAGAGGACATCTACATCGATATCCCTTCCGGGAAAGTTAGCGAGGTTGTGTTCAAGCCAAGCACCAACCAGTCAACTGAGGTGGTGATACTGCGAGCAGGCCAGGTGGTAAATTCCCGTGGATCGATCAACTCTTTGGGATATCTGGTGCTGGAGGATGTGCAGGAGAATGATGAGGGAGAGTATATTGTCAAGAACACCAGCAACCCCATTGCAGCCGAGTGCGTCATTCTCCTAGTCAGGG ACTGCGCTTTGGAGGAAGTGGTCAAGTATGGAGAAACATACACCATCCCTCTCAATCAGATTGAAGGCCCCATCACTCTAATCTTCAG GCCTGGTCTGGTTCAGACTAATCAGACTCTGATTCACCACATAACCAGGGCTCCTCCTGTAGTGATATACAACCAGACGATGGTGGTGCCAGCAGAATATGCAGGACGTCTCATAGTGACAGAGAAAAGGGTGATGCTGCACTCAGTCAGGATGAGCAATGAGGGGAGCTATATGGTACTGGATCATGATGGCAAAGTCAAAAAGAGGAACTGCCTGAAAGTCAGAG AGCACCAGATCTTCTTACACCTTACTTATAGAGAAAACTTGAAGATGAAACTCTACGTGGATCATTCCAATGTTACCATTGTCTACAGGCCCAAATCAGATAATGTGGACCGGGTCATTGTACACCAAGGGGTTGTATTGGCACCACTTGACCCTCTGTTGGAGGGCAGGTTGATTGTGGAGGGGTCAGAGCTCATCCTGAAGACAGTCCAAGTGGCAGATGTTGGAGTCTTCAAAGTGACTGACCTGGCTGGGTTCCCCGTGGCTCATGTATACATAGAAGTAGAGG CCTATAAGCTGCCTCCGCTGACTGTAGCCATCTTCTCTATGCTGGGCCTGATTGCCTCCATGCTGCTGGTTTGCCTGCTGTCTTGCCTCTATAAAGTCCATAAGAGGAACGAGAAAAACAAGAAGCTAAAGCTCCTTGCTCAACAGGCTGCCAAGGGAGATGGTGACGCTTTCAGAGAG GAAACTGAAATGGAGCCTCTTCTTG GCAAACCCCAAATAGTGCCGATAGCCATTCCCTGGAATCCTTCAGGAGTGTGTGCTACACCATTAACAAAATTGCTGACAACAAAACCATTATCAGCTTCATCACCAACTCCCTAG